The sequence below is a genomic window from Gammaproteobacteria bacterium.
CAGCCACGGAAACACACGGACGAGGCCATGACAGTCCAGCAATGCGCGCGCTGGCTGTGGCCTACGGTATCTAAGTGATCCTGTGCGGGGCAGCCAGGGTCGCCGGCGTCGCGGTAGAGATTCAGAGTCTAGCGCAGGCGGCCGGGGCGCTCTCCCCTACGTCCCACGAGGCATCGCGTCGGCCCCGCGCCCGCCCGGACCACCCTCCGGCGGGGCCTCAGGCGCTTCCGGTGAGATCGTTCCCAACCCCCTGATCGGTCAGGATTCACAGTGGCGAAGAGGCACTGCGGGCAGCCGCCGGGTGGGTGGGTGTTGATTTATAAATATGCGATATAACAGTATGTTACTGTATGTTTATTATAAACGAGATAATATCTTACCGGGTAACGGATTGTTACACCGTCGATCGCCGCGCTGCCCAAAAAATACCTGCGGCCCCCCCTCACAGCCGCGGGCAAAGCAGGCTAGACTATGGCTTCGCTGAGGCCGCTTGGCCTTGGCCCGACACCCCCGTTTCCAGTATGAAGGGCATGTCCGTGCCCTGGGGCGTATCGGTACTCGGATCGCTGATTTACTGCCAACTGGTTCGCGCAACTCCAAGTGGTGGTTAACAGGGGGCGATTTCGAGACTTTGAACCCCGCCGATGAGGCGGGGTTTTTTTTGGTGCACCGGCAGGGGGAAGGATGGTTACTGCAGCGAGCGCTCCTGCGGCGGCGGCATCTGCAGATAGTAACCCTGCTCGCGCAGCAGCTGCCGCACCTGCTCAGGATCGGCCTGCGCCAGCGTCCTGCCCGCCACGAGTTCCAGCGCCATCACCCGCTCCAAGCGACCGAGCATGCGCAGCAACGCCTCGGGTACCGACGAGAAGTCATCCTCGCGTTCAATGTATAGATAGGTATCCGCCTTGCGGCTGCCTTTGTAGATGACGCACTTCATGCACTCGATGCCCCTGGATGTTTCATGCGTGCCGCTCCAACCCCAGCACCTCGATGGCGTTGCGCGTGGTCAGCGCCGCGATGCGTTCCAGCGGCTCGTCGCGCGCGGCGGCCAGGGCCTGCAGGCAGTAGGGCAGGTATTCGGGACTGTTGCGCTCGCCGTGGTGCGCGGCGACGGTCATGTCGGGCGCGTCGGTCTCCAGCACCAGCGCCTCCGGCGGCAGCGCCTGCGCCAGCCGCCGCAGCTTGGTGGAACGCTCGTAGGTGAGCATGCCGCCGAAGCCCAGCTTGAAGCCGAGATCGAGGTAATGCCCTGCCTGTTGCAGACTGCCGTTGAAGGCGTGCGCGATACCGCCCTGCACGCGAATGCGTTTAAGAGTGGCCAGCATGGCGTCGTGGGCCTTGCGCACGTGCAGCACCACCGGCAGCCCGCTGTCGCGCGCCACGATCAGCTGCGCCTCGAGCAGGTGTTGCTGGCGTTCGCGGTCGAGTCCGGCGACGAAATAATCCAGGCCGATCTCGCCGATGGCCACGGGGCGCTCGCGCTCCACCCATTCCGCCAGCGTGTCCACGTCCGCATCCCGGTGCTGGTCGATGTATACGGGATGCAGGCCCAGCGCCGGCAGCAGTCCCGGTTCGCGTCGGCACAGCTCGACCAGAAAGCCCCAGCCGTCCACGGTGACCGCCGGCACCAGTATGCGCGTGACACCGGCGGCCCGCGCCCGGGCGAGCACGGCCGTACGGTCGGCAGCGAAGGCTGCGACGTCGATGTGGCAATGGGTATCGAACAGTTCCATACCGCCATTCTAACCACAGTGCCGCAGCGGCGCAGAAGCGGCGGCGCTACACTCCCCAATCCACATTAAGGAGCCTCTGGCTGACCCGTCATTGCGAGGAGCGTAGCGACGTGGCAATCTCCAAGTTACTGATCTGCCGTCGAAGGAGACTGCCGCGCTGCGCTCGCAATGACGGTACGGCGAATGGATCAGAGATTCCTTAACAAAGCCTCGCGCCGCGCCGGGAGCTTGACCGTCATGCCCTGCCTCGAACGCATCCTGTCAGCCCTCGCCCTGACGGCCCTGCTCGCCCTCGCCGGCTGCGGCAGCGCCGGATCCGAACGTATACCGCTGGCAACGACGCTCGCCACCCAGCGCTTCGTGGCCTATGTGCCGCGCAGCTTCTCCGTCCGCGACGGCCAGCCCCGGGCCGCGACCGCGGACGGCATCGCCGCCGATCTGCGGCGCCTGCGGCCGCACTTCTCCGGGCTGATCACCTACGGCCTGGGCGACGGCCAGGCGCAGATCGTGCCGCTCGCGGTCCGCGCAGGCTTCGAGGCCGTCGTCATCGGCGTCTGGGAACCGCGCGACCGCGCCGAACTCGACCAGGCGATCGCGTTGGCGGAGCGCTACCCACGCCAGGTGACCGCACTGATTCTCGGCAACGAAGGCCTGTTCTGGAAGCGCTACACGGCCGCGGATCTCCACGCCGCCGTGGCCTATGTCCGCGACCGCCTCCCCGGCGTGCCGTTGACCAGCAGCGAACCCTTCGCGCACTATTTCGATTCGCCCGACGCGCCCGTCCTGCTCGAACTGGACCTGTTGATGCCGAACATCCACCCCCTGTTCGAGCCCTGGTTCGATCCTGCCAAGGTCGACCAGTCGGTGGCCTTCGTCGCCGAGGTGGTGGCGAGGTTGCACGACCTTACGCCCAAACCCGTCCTGGTGAAGGAGACCGGCCTGCCCAGCGCGCCGACCGAACGCGGCTTCAATGAGGCGCGGCAGGCGGCGTTCTGGCGCGGGCTGGAGCATGCCCTGCCCGCCGGTCCGGCACAGAACCTCGCCTACTTCGAGGCCTTCGATGCACCCTGGAAACCGCAGGAGCTCGCGGCACAGTTCGGACGGATCGAGCCGGCCGAGGGGCATTGGGGTCTGTTTCGTCAGGACGGCAGCCCCAAGAAAGTGGTGGAGGGATTGCCGCAGCTGCAGCGGGACTGAGGGCCTGCAGACGTCGACGGCGCCACGTTTCTGAGTGCCGGCGGGTTGGTTTATAGTGGCCGTCTTTTCGCCCCGTGACAGGAGTTCCATGTGAACATCGCCACCGACCGTTATCACCCACTATCACGGTTGCTGCACTGGCTCATGGCAGTGCTGATCCTGGCTCTGCTCATCGTCGGCGTGTACATGCAGGAGCTACCGGATGAAGCACCCAACCGGCTGCAGCTCTACACCTTTCACAAGACCTTCGGCGTGATCGTATTCACGTTGGTCTGGCTGCGCCTGGCCTGGGGCCGCATCGCCACGCCGCCCGCCCTGCCCAGCGTCCTGCAGGGCTGGGAGATCGTGCTCACGAAAGTCACGCGGGTGGGCCTGTACCTGCTCATGATCGCCACGCCCTTCGCCGGCTATGCCATGAGCAATTTCGCCGACAAGCCGGTCGCGCTGTTCGGCAGGCTGCCGCTGCCGGCGCTGTTCGCACCCAGCAAGGATCTGGCCGAGGCGGCCGGCGAAGTGCACGAGGTCTTCGCCTATCTCCTGCTCGCGCTGATCGTGCTGCACGCGACCGGCGCCATCAAGCACCGCCTGTTCGACCGCCCCGAGGCGGACGTCCTCAGGCGCATGCTGTAGCACCGCCGGCACCCGGTACCTGCGGCTCGCACCGGGTGACGGCGTTGTGCATCGCGGAACCCTCTCAGTCGTAGAAGTGGTAGCGCAGCGTGAAATCCCAGACCCCGCGCCCATCATAGTAGTGGCGCGGGGTGTAGTAACGTGGGGTGTAGTAACGCGGACCGTAGTAGCGTGGTGGGTTGTAATACGACCGGTAGCGGTGGCGCGGCGGCACGGCGTAGTGCCGGCCATAGGCGCGGTCGTGGCGCCAATGGTGGCGATCACGGTCAGCATGACGGTAGCGGTCGCCGCCACGGTCCCGATAATGCACGGCGACGGGGCCGTCGGAACGGTAGCCGTCTCTGGCATGACCGGGTACCGGGCCCATCAACGCCGTGACGGCCAACATGACGGCGGCCACAGCTGGCAGGGTCCGTTTCGAGGTCTTCATGGCCAGTCTCCTTCGAATCCACTCGCCCACGGGAGGCGCAGTCTCAGGGTACCCCCGGCGGCCTGAATGCCGCCTGAACGGCAAGGCCGCACGTATTCAGGCCGCATTCAGGCCGTGGCCGTAGACTGGAACCGTCGAGACCGTGAACCGTACTCCGTGCGCTTGGCAGACGCGGGTGCGGACCGTACCATCGACCGGCAACGACGCAGGTGTGTAGCCCAGATGAAACCGAACAGTCTGACCACGGGGATGCTGCTCGCCGCCGCACTGCTGCTGACGCTGCCAGCGGCGCAGGCCAAACGCCCCGACGACAACGGCAACGATATGCGCAACGGCCGTGGCCGCTACGAGGCCCCGGTCGACCGTGGTGAGCGGCGGGGTGCGTCCCGCCAGGATGCCTACGAGGGCCGCCGTGGTGGTGAGATGGACCGGTCCCGCGGCCTGGAGCAGCGCGACCCGGACCCGCGCCCCGACCCCCAGCGGCAGCGCGCCACCGAGCCGCGCCGCGAGGCGCCCGGACGCAGCCTGTCCGATGCCGTCCGCGAGGCCGAGCGCCGCACCGGCGGCCAGGTGCTGTCGGCCGAACCGCGTGACGAGGACGGTCGGCCGGTCTACCGCGTCAAGGTGCTCACACCCGACGGCCGGGTACGGGTGCTGCACCTCGATGCCCGTTGAATCCTGAGCACCCGTCCAGACCATGCGCATACTCCTGATCGAAGACGAAGACCGGCTGCGTGAGCAGTTGCGCGACCACCTCGAGGAGGCCGGCCATGTCATCGACACCGCCGCCGACGGCGAGGAAGGCCTGTACGCGGGGAGCGAATTCCCCGTCGACATCGCCGTGATCGATCTCGGCCTGCCCAAGCTCTCCGGCATCGAGGTGATCCAGCGCCTGCGCGCCGCCGGCAAGGACTTCCCCATTCTCATCCTGACCGCCCGCGGCCGCTGGCAGGACAAGGTCGAGGGCCTGGAGGCCGGCGCCGACGACTATCTGGTGAAGCCCTTCGAGGTCGAGGAACTGCTGGCCCGCCTGCGAGCCCTGGTGCGACGCGCCGCGGGCTGGACGCAGCCGCTCCTGCAGTGTGGTCCGGTGCTGCTCGATACCGCCGCCCAGACGCTCCAGGTCGACGGCCGGCCGGTGGACCTCACCACCTATGAATACAAGGTGCTCGAACACCTGATGCTGCACAGCGGCGAGATCGTCTCCAAGACCGATCTCACCGAGCGCCTCTATGCGCAGGACTACGACCGCGACAGCAACGTCATCGAGGTGTTCGTCGGACGGCTGCGTCGCAAGCTCGACCCCGACAGCCGCTTGCACCCCATCGAGACGGTGCGCGGCCGCGGTTACCGCTTCGCCCTGGCACGCGGCGGCTGATGCAATCGCTCAATGCGCGTCTGACACTCGCCACCAGTCTGCTGCTCGCGGCCTTCCTGGGGCTGGCGGGCTGGACCCTCGACCGCGCCTTCCGCGAATCCGCCGAGAGCGCCGTGCACGAGCGCCTGCAGGCGCAGATCTACGGCCTGCTGGCCGCCGCCGACCTGAACGCGCAGGGCGGCATCGAACTGCCGGCCGAGCTGCCCGATGAGCGCTTCCGCCGGCCCGGCTCCGGACTCTACGCCCAGGTCATTCAACACGACGGTGCCGCCGCATGGCAGTCGCGCTCGCTGCTCGGCCAGGAACTGCCGCTGCCGCCGCGCCTGTCCGCCGGCGCCTGGCAGTTCGACCGCCTCCCGCCGCACGGCGACCCCCGGCTGTTCCGCCTCGGGCTGGGGGTCGCCTGGGACCTGACCGGGGATCTGACCGGGGATCTGGCCGAGGACCCGGACGGTCGCAGCGTCGGCTTCAGTTTCTGGGTGAGCGAATCGCCGGGGGCCTACCTCGCCCAGGTGAGCCGGTTCCGCCAGAATCTGTGGGTGTGGTTCGGTGCCCTGGCCCTGGGTCTGCTGCTCGCCCAGGGGCTGGTGCTGCGCTGGGGATTGGCGCCGCTGCGGCGTGCTGAACGCGACCTGGCCGCGGTCGAGGCCGGCACCCAGGACGGCCTCAGCGGCCGCTACCCGCGCGAACTGCGCGGCCTCACCGACAACCTCGACGCCCTGCTGCGCAGTGAACGCGGCCGGCTGGCCCGCTACCGCAACGCCCTGGCCGACCTCGCCCACAGCCTGAAGACGCCCCTGGCCGTGTTGCACGGCGCGAGCCGGCAGGGTGATCCGCAGGAGTTGCACGTGATCGTGCGCGAACAGACCGAGCGCATGGGTCAGATCGTGGATTATCAGCTGCAGCGCGCCGCCACCTCCGGGCGCACCACCCTGCTGGCGCCGGTGGCCATCGCCCCGGCCCTGCAGCGCATCGTCAGGACGCTAGAGAAGGTCTACGCGGAACGCCGGCTGGTGTTCACCGTGGACGCCGCTGCGACACTGCAGTTCCGCGCCGACGAGTCCGACCTGCTGGAGCTGTGCGGCAACCTGCTGGACAACGCCTGCAAATGGGCCCGCCAGCGGGTGCGGGTGGAAGCCCGCATCGATACTGATATCAGTACTGGTATCAAAACCGGCAGCGGGGACGGCACAGACGGCGCCGCACTGCTGATCACGGTGGAGGACGACGGTCCCGGTGTGGATGCGGCGCAGCGCCGTGCCGTGTTCAGCCGCGGCGTGCGTGCCGACAGCACCGTGCCGGGCCAGGGCATCGGCCTGGCGATGGTGCGCGATATCGCCGCGGCCTACGGCGGCCGCATCGAGATCGACCACAGCCCCACACTCGATGGCGCCCGGGTGCGAGTGTGGCTGCCGGT
It includes:
- a CDS encoding YcgL domain-containing protein produces the protein MKCVIYKGSRKADTYLYIEREDDFSSVPEALLRMLGRLERVMALELVAGRTLAQADPEQVRQLLREQGYYLQMPPPQERSLQ
- a CDS encoding response regulator transcription factor, with protein sequence MRILLIEDEDRLREQLRDHLEEAGHVIDTAADGEEGLYAGSEFPVDIAVIDLGLPKLSGIEVIQRLRAAGKDFPILILTARGRWQDKVEGLEAGADDYLVKPFEVEELLARLRALVRRAAGWTQPLLQCGPVLLDTAAQTLQVDGRPVDLTTYEYKVLEHLMLHSGEIVSKTDLTERLYAQDYDRDSNVIEVFVGRLRRKLDPDSRLHPIETVRGRGYRFALARGG
- a CDS encoding histidine kinase, which codes for MQSLNARLTLATSLLLAAFLGLAGWTLDRAFRESAESAVHERLQAQIYGLLAAADLNAQGGIELPAELPDERFRRPGSGLYAQVIQHDGAAAWQSRSLLGQELPLPPRLSAGAWQFDRLPPHGDPRLFRLGLGVAWDLTGDLTGDLAEDPDGRSVGFSFWVSESPGAYLAQVSRFRQNLWVWFGALALGLLLAQGLVLRWGLAPLRRAERDLAAVEAGTQDGLSGRYPRELRGLTDNLDALLRSERGRLARYRNALADLAHSLKTPLAVLHGASRQGDPQELHVIVREQTERMGQIVDYQLQRAATSGRTTLLAPVAIAPALQRIVRTLEKVYAERRLVFTVDAAATLQFRADESDLLELCGNLLDNACKWARQRVRVEARIDTDISTGIKTGSGDGTDGAALLITVEDDGPGVDAAQRRAVFSRGVRADSTVPGQGIGLAMVRDIAAAYGGRIEIDHSPTLDGARVRVWLPVGPRPARS
- a CDS encoding PepSY domain-containing protein; this translates as MKPNSLTTGMLLAAALLLTLPAAQAKRPDDNGNDMRNGRGRYEAPVDRGERRGASRQDAYEGRRGGEMDRSRGLEQRDPDPRPDPQRQRATEPRREAPGRSLSDAVREAERRTGGQVLSAEPRDEDGRPVYRVKVLTPDGRVRVLHLDAR
- a CDS encoding cytochrome b — translated: MNIATDRYHPLSRLLHWLMAVLILALLIVGVYMQELPDEAPNRLQLYTFHKTFGVIVFTLVWLRLAWGRIATPPALPSVLQGWEIVLTKVTRVGLYLLMIATPFAGYAMSNFADKPVALFGRLPLPALFAPSKDLAEAAGEVHEVFAYLLLALIVLHATGAIKHRLFDRPEADVLRRML
- a CDS encoding TatD family hydrolase, producing the protein MELFDTHCHIDVAAFAADRTAVLARARAAGVTRILVPAVTVDGWGFLVELCRREPGLLPALGLHPVYIDQHRDADVDTLAEWVERERPVAIGEIGLDYFVAGLDRERQQHLLEAQLIVARDSGLPVVLHVRKAHDAMLATLKRIRVQGGIAHAFNGSLQQAGHYLDLGFKLGFGGMLTYERSTKLRRLAQALPPEALVLETDAPDMTVAAHHGERNSPEYLPYCLQALAAARDEPLERIAALTTRNAIEVLGLERHA